The region TCAACGACGGCAGCAGCGCTCCAGCGACCATCGTCGGTCAGGACCCGGAGTCGGACATCGCCGTGATCAAGGTGAGTCGTCCCGGGTTGCGGGCGGTCGAATTCGGCGACTCGGACGCGTTGGCCGTCGGCGACCCGGTGCTCGCCATCGGTTCACCGTTGTCGCTGGCCAACACCGTGACCGCCGGCATCGTCAGTGCTCTGGACCGGACGATGCAGGCGGGCGAGCCGGGCGGGCCGGTGCGCTACTACGCGGCCATCCAGACCGACGCCGCGGTCAACCACGGCAACTCGGGCGGCCCGTTGGTCGACGGCGCCGGGCGGGTGGTCGGAGTGAACTCCACCATCAAGTCGCTGGTCGCCGAGGGGCAGGAGGCGGGCAACATCGGTCTCGCCTTCGCCATCCCGATCAACCAGGCCAAGCGGGTGACCCAGGACATCATCGGCACCGGCAAGGCCCGGCGTACGGTGATCGGCGCCCGGGTGGACGGCCCGACCGGAGTTGTCGGGGGTGGCCTGCGGCTGGCGGAGGTGGAGCCGTCCGGCCCGGCGGACGGCGCCGGGTTGAAGGTCGGCGACGTGATTCTCAAGATCAATGGGCGGCCGATGACCGAGCCGACCGACCTGACCGCGTTGGTGCGCAAGTACGCGCCAGGGTCCGTGGTTACCGTCGAGTTTCGGCGCGGCTCCGCGCGGCAGAACACCTCGGTA is a window of Micromonospora sp. WMMD961 DNA encoding:
- a CDS encoding trypsin-like peptidase domain-containing protein — translated: MPNATPPPSWPAPTAGGVPGPAGASPWWSDALADPWRDPAAPTAVVVPGPVMAGAEPEAVTDPDAPGRPALRHLLLIPVITALLAGTLGGALGYAFAVRGGAGGAVLGGAPAEVPALAQRKPESLAGVAERVLPSVVTVRVSSLGGTSEGSGFIATADGHVITNDHVVAGGTGKASVVFNDGSSAPATIVGQDPESDIAVIKVSRPGLRAVEFGDSDALAVGDPVLAIGSPLSLANTVTAGIVSALDRTMQAGEPGGPVRYYAAIQTDAAVNHGNSGGPLVDGAGRVVGVNSTIKSLVAEGQEAGNIGLAFAIPINQAKRVTQDIIGTGKARRTVIGARVDGPTGVVGGGLRLAEVEPSGPADGAGLKVGDVILKINGRPMTEPTDLTALVRKYAPGSVVTVEFRRGSARQNTSVRLAADAK